A single region of the Hyphomicrobiales bacterium genome encodes:
- the apt gene encoding Adenine phosphoribosyltransferase, with product MTERLMTDLKAAIRSIPDYPKPGVVFRDITTLLGDARSFRRAVDEMVQPWPGSKIDKIAGVEARGFILGGAVAHQLSAGFVPIRKKGKLPHETVRVAYSLEYGIDEMEMHRDAITPGDRVILVDDLIATGGTATGAVKLLNNMGADVVAAVFVIDLPELGGAERLRNLGITVRTLMSFEGH from the coding sequence ATGACCGAACGGCTGATGACGGACCTGAAAGCGGCGATACGCAGCATTCCCGACTATCCCAAGCCCGGTGTGGTATTTCGCGATATCACGACTCTTCTCGGCGACGCGCGTTCCTTTCGCCGGGCGGTGGACGAGATGGTGCAGCCATGGCCCGGGTCCAAGATCGATAAAATCGCCGGCGTCGAGGCGCGCGGCTTCATTCTCGGTGGCGCGGTCGCCCACCAGCTCTCCGCCGGCTTCGTGCCGATCCGCAAGAAGGGCAAGCTGCCGCACGAGACGGTGCGCGTCGCCTATTCGCTAGAGTACGGCATCGATGAAATGGAGATGCATCGCGACGCGATCACGCCCGGCGACCGGGTGATCCTCGTCGATGATCTCATTGCCACCGGCGGGACCGCGACCGGGGCGGTCAAGCTGCTCAACAATATGGGCGCGGATGTCGTCGCGGCCGTTTTCGTCATCGATCTTCCCGAGCTCGGCGGGGCGGAGCGCCTGCGCAATCTTGGAATCACGGTGCGGACCCTGATGAGTTTTGAAGGACACTGA